Proteins found in one Limnothrix sp. FACHB-406 genomic segment:
- a CDS encoding iron chelate uptake ABC transporter family permease subunit, with translation MLQALAEPLQYTFFQRSLVAAVVVGLLCACTGSYLLVQRMALLGDAISHSLLMGLAIAFAMGGSLFLGALVAGLVSAAAIDFIRNRSPLKEDAAMGIVLSAFFALGIVLITTIQKDNKIDLNHFLFGNLLAVTSGDLWDTGLAAALVLGAIALCYKELHFYTFDRLGAQAAGLPVRWLDWGLTTAIAITIVASMKAVGVVLVLALLITPPATAYLLVPRLHQMMGLGALLGCCSSVAGLYLSYFFNLPSGPAIVLVASGFFVLSLLFSPRQGVLFQGWRAKAAGHAPIDSSSIDSSSIHSSSIDSESTDGTDS, from the coding sequence CTGCTGCAAGCCCTAGCGGAACCGCTGCAATACACCTTTTTTCAGCGATCGTTGGTGGCGGCGGTGGTGGTGGGCCTGCTTTGTGCCTGCACGGGCAGCTATCTTTTGGTGCAGCGCATGGCCCTGTTGGGCGATGCCATCAGCCATTCTCTGTTGATGGGCTTAGCGATCGCCTTTGCCATGGGTGGCAGCTTGTTCCTAGGGGCCCTGGTGGCTGGGTTGGTGAGCGCGGCGGCCATTGACTTTATTCGCAATCGATCGCCCCTCAAGGAAGATGCGGCCATGGGCATTGTCCTTTCGGCCTTTTTCGCCCTCGGGATTGTGCTGATCACCACGATCCAAAAAGACAACAAAATCGATCTCAATCATTTCCTGTTTGGCAACCTCCTGGCGGTGACCAGCGGTGACCTGTGGGATACGGGGCTGGCGGCGGCGCTGGTGCTCGGAGCGATCGCCCTTTGCTACAAGGAACTGCACTTTTATACGTTCGATCGCCTCGGGGCCCAAGCGGCTGGCTTGCCCGTCCGTTGGCTCGATTGGGGGCTGACCACCGCGATCGCGATCACGATCGTGGCCAGCATGAAAGCGGTGGGGGTGGTGTTGGTGTTGGCCCTGTTGATTACGCCGCCAGCCACAGCCTATTTGCTCGTCCCTCGACTCCACCAAATGATGGGGCTAGGGGCCCTGTTGGGTTGTTGCTCCAGCGTGGCGGGGCTATATCTCAGTTATTTTTTCAATTTGCCTTCGGGGCCGGCGATCGTGCTGGTGGCTTCCGGGTTCTTTGTGCTGTCGCTGTTGTTTAGCCCGCGTCAGGGGGTTTTGTTCCAAGGCTGGCGGGCCAAGGCCGCGGGCCACGCCCCGATCGATTCCAGCTCGATCGATTCCAGCTCGATCCATTCCAGCTCGATCGACTCAGAATCCACGGACGGAACCGATTCCTAG
- a CDS encoding ABC transporter substrate-binding protein translates to MSRRSQDAPLLITALFMSLALLGGGYWLVRSNGLLGNEGQTPPTANPQGGPAPSLSSGEQVLLADSPDKLAAAAAGQAGDPIQAIALLRKSLQQRPNDPEALIYLNNWLAREAPQRTIAVVVPAANLPDVAKELLRGVAQAQAQWNQGDRERSGPKPAWQLRVVIADDSNNPVTAKAVAETLAADPRVLGVVGHFSSTTSLAAAGVYQRAGLPMISPSSTAVTLSGLGDAVLRTVPSDRQAGQALAMVARQQLKLARVSVFYNPKSAYSQSLKTEFVQQFMADGQGQVQLQEMGSEPIDAQRAIGQAQSFNTEGLVLFGERQSQGSEGLVLLGDRSTLPSALAIVEANQGRLPVLGGDSIYSLDLLKLGASAQGTILAIPWHPDLPQSLDFAKAMRRRWGGDVNWRTAMAYDAAQALIQAINQEITQKPDQKPVSGSDLNEAQDPTRSAVKAALHRPDFQAAGSSASVRFANTGDRSLPLVLITVREGNRSGTGFDFRLLNPGP, encoded by the coding sequence ATGAGTCGTCGCTCCCAAGATGCCCCATTACTGATTACGGCTCTGTTCATGTCCTTGGCCCTGTTGGGTGGGGGCTATTGGTTGGTGCGATCGAACGGTCTTTTGGGCAACGAGGGCCAGACCCCGCCAACCGCTAATCCCCAAGGGGGGCCGGCCCCGTCCTTGAGCAGTGGTGAGCAGGTCTTGTTGGCAGACTCGCCCGATAAGTTGGCGGCGGCCGCGGCGGGGCAAGCTGGAGATCCAATCCAGGCGATCGCCCTGTTGCGCAAAAGTCTGCAACAGCGGCCCAATGATCCGGAAGCCCTGATTTATTTGAATAATTGGCTGGCGCGGGAGGCTCCGCAACGGACGATCGCCGTGGTTGTACCGGCGGCTAATTTGCCCGACGTGGCCAAGGAGTTGCTGCGGGGAGTGGCGCAGGCCCAAGCCCAATGGAACCAGGGCGATCGGGAGCGATCCGGCCCGAAACCTGCCTGGCAATTGCGAGTGGTGATTGCGGACGACAGCAACAACCCGGTCACCGCCAAGGCCGTGGCTGAAACCCTAGCGGCAGATCCTCGGGTGTTGGGGGTGGTGGGTCACTTCAGCTCCACCACTTCGCTGGCGGCGGCTGGGGTTTATCAACGGGCTGGGCTGCCGATGATTTCCCCTTCCAGCACGGCGGTGACCCTCAGTGGGTTGGGGGATGCGGTGTTGCGAACGGTTCCGAGCGATCGCCAGGCGGGACAGGCCCTGGCAATGGTGGCCCGTCAGCAGTTGAAACTGGCGCGGGTCTCGGTGTTTTACAACCCCAAAAGCGCCTATAGCCAATCCCTGAAAACGGAATTTGTGCAACAGTTCATGGCCGACGGCCAGGGCCAGGTGCAGTTGCAAGAGATGGGTTCCGAGCCGATCGATGCGCAACGGGCGATCGGTCAGGCCCAATCGTTTAACACGGAGGGCTTGGTGCTGTTTGGGGAACGCCAAAGCCAGGGTAGCGAAGGGTTAGTGCTTTTGGGCGATCGCTCGACACTGCCGTCAGCTTTGGCGATCGTGGAAGCCAATCAAGGACGGCTGCCGGTGTTGGGGGGCGATTCAATTTATTCACTGGACTTGTTGAAGTTGGGAGCCAGTGCGCAGGGCACGATTCTGGCAATTCCTTGGCATCCGGATTTGCCCCAATCGCTGGATTTTGCCAAGGCCATGCGTCGTCGTTGGGGTGGGGATGTGAATTGGCGAACGGCGATGGCCTACGATGCGGCCCAGGCTTTGATTCAAGCAATTAATCAGGAAATTACTCAAAAACCCGACCAAAAACCGGTTTCCGGCAGTGATCTGAACGAGGCCCAAGACCCCACGCGATCGGCTGTGAAGGCTGCGTTGCATCGGCCAGATTTCCAAGCGGCGGGGTCTTCCGCTTCCGTGCGCTTTGCCAATACGGGCGATCGCTCATTGCCCCTGGTGTTGATCACGGTGCGGGAGGGCAATCGATCGGGAACGGGGTTTGATTTCCGACTGTTGAATCCTGGCCCCTAA
- the pdhA gene encoding pyruvate dehydrogenase (acetyl-transferring) E1 component subunit alpha gives MVQERVLPATPTTRATVTREEGLMLYEDMVLGRLFEDKCAEMYYRGKMFGFVHLYNGQEAVSTGVIRALRRDANDYVCSTYRDHVHALSAGVPAREVMSELFGKVTGCSKGRGGSMHLFSEPHRLLGGYAFVSEGIPVATGVAFQSKYRREAMNDPSSDGVTVCFFGDGAANNGQFFECLNMAALWKLPVIYVIENNKWAIGMAHERATSVPEIYKKGPAFGMPGVEVDGMDVLAVRGVAQEAIARARAGEGPTVIEALTYRFRGHSLADPDELRAKEEKEVWGKRDPITRLADHLLGEGLVKAEELKEIDRRIQEHVNDAVKFALDSPEPDPKDLYKYIFAED, from the coding sequence ATGGTACAAGAACGCGTACTTCCCGCAACCCCGACCACCCGCGCCACCGTCACCCGCGAAGAAGGGCTTATGCTCTACGAAGACATGGTGCTGGGTCGCCTTTTTGAAGACAAGTGCGCCGAGATGTACTATCGCGGCAAAATGTTTGGCTTCGTTCACCTCTACAACGGCCAAGAAGCCGTTTCGACGGGGGTGATTCGGGCTTTGCGCCGCGATGCCAATGACTACGTGTGTAGCACCTACCGCGATCACGTTCATGCCCTGAGTGCTGGTGTGCCTGCCCGGGAAGTGATGTCAGAGCTGTTTGGTAAGGTGACGGGTTGCAGCAAGGGCCGTGGTGGTTCCATGCACTTGTTCTCGGAGCCGCACCGCCTGCTGGGGGGCTATGCCTTTGTGTCGGAAGGAATTCCGGTGGCGACGGGCGTGGCCTTCCAAAGCAAGTATCGACGAGAAGCCATGAATGACCCCAGTTCCGACGGGGTGACCGTTTGCTTCTTTGGGGACGGAGCCGCGAACAATGGCCAGTTCTTTGAATGCTTGAACATGGCGGCCCTTTGGAAGCTGCCGGTGATCTATGTCATTGAGAACAATAAATGGGCGATCGGGATGGCCCACGAACGGGCCACCTCGGTACCCGAAATCTACAAAAAAGGCCCCGCGTTCGGGATGCCCGGCGTAGAAGTGGACGGGATGGATGTGTTGGCGGTGCGCGGTGTGGCCCAAGAGGCGATCGCCCGGGCCCGCGCTGGCGAAGGCCCCACGGTCATTGAAGCCTTGACCTATCGTTTCCGGGGTCACTCCTTGGCCGATCCGGATGAACTGCGGGCGAAGGAAGAAAAGGAAGTTTGGGGTAAGCGAGATCCGATCACTCGCCTGGCCGATCACCTGCTTGGTGAAGGATTGGTGAAGGCGGAAGAACTGAAGGAGATTGATCGCCGGATCCAAGAGCATGTGAACGATGCGGTGAAATTTGCCCTCGACAGCCCTGAACCGGATCCCAAGGATCTGTACAAGTACATTTTTGCGGAAGATTAA
- a CDS encoding YiaA/YiaB family inner membrane protein, whose amino-acid sequence MRHTTAWIVQVWLSFLFSTGGTALCIYYLPVDTWMKFAMSMGLGFTISSTLTLAKTTRDQYEVKQLVAKVEEAKVEKLLAQHH is encoded by the coding sequence ATGCGCCACACCACCGCCTGGATCGTCCAAGTTTGGCTATCGTTCCTGTTTTCAACCGGGGGGACAGCCCTTTGCATCTATTACCTTCCGGTCGATACCTGGATGAAATTTGCCATGTCCATGGGTTTGGGTTTCACCATCAGCTCAACCCTGACGCTGGCCAAAACCACCCGCGACCAATATGAAGTCAAACAATTGGTGGCCAAGGTCGAAGAAGCAAAGGTTGAAAAACTGTTGGCCCAACATCACTAA
- a CDS encoding aminotransferase class I/II-fold pyridoxal phosphate-dependent enzyme — translation MELGGQFAISNAITGHHTDHHAECQQAAPLLEALADRAGRRSGRFHVPGHKGRAIDPLLADAWGDCWAWDLTELDGLDNWAAPQGAIAAAEALAADCFGAGLTRFLVNGATSGLVAAIGAVCQDGDSLIVARNAHQSVLAGLILAGARPCWVWPTVDREWQMPTVVTPEAIAQALATSPQAKAVLLVSPTYHGWVSDLPAIAQLTRSHGIPLIVDAAHGAHLGLHPELPIAPLAAGADLVVASAHKTLGSLTQSALLHLHPQALIDRDRLNQVLRWVTSSSPSYLLMASLDAARRRAALWGQVDWGQTLVRVDRVRSQLAGDRAIRVLSGPNLDRSRLTVHLAGWNGYQADEALDQDWGITAELSSPQHLTFVWTPANTDQEADRLVAALGALARSPQMAPDRGLDAIAGLLAPPSPAPLTPRQASQRPTEAIDLDRAIGRIAAEWICPYPPGIPAIVPGEIITSEAIGQIQQTLALGGDCTGCADFSVQQCLVLISADR, via the coding sequence ATGGAATTGGGGGGACAGTTTGCGATCTCAAACGCAATCACGGGTCATCACACGGATCATCACGCTGAGTGTCAGCAAGCCGCACCCTTGCTCGAAGCGCTGGCCGATCGCGCTGGCCGTCGATCGGGGCGGTTTCATGTGCCGGGTCATAAGGGCCGGGCGATCGACCCGCTGTTGGCGGATGCTTGGGGCGATTGCTGGGCCTGGGATTTAACAGAACTGGATGGGTTGGATAATTGGGCGGCTCCCCAGGGCGCGATCGCGGCGGCCGAAGCGTTGGCGGCTGATTGCTTTGGGGCGGGCCTCACTCGATTTTTGGTGAATGGGGCCACAAGCGGACTGGTGGCGGCGATCGGGGCAGTTTGCCAAGATGGCGACTCGCTGATTGTGGCTCGCAATGCCCATCAATCTGTTTTGGCAGGTTTAATTCTTGCGGGGGCGCGGCCCTGCTGGGTTTGGCCAACGGTCGATCGGGAATGGCAAATGCCCACGGTGGTGACTCCCGAGGCGATCGCCCAAGCCCTGGCGACCTCTCCCCAAGCGAAGGCGGTGCTGCTGGTGTCACCGACCTATCACGGTTGGGTTTCGGATTTGCCCGCGATCGCCCAACTCACTCGATCGCACGGTATTCCTTTAATTGTCGATGCGGCCCACGGGGCCCACTTGGGGCTGCATCCGGAACTCCCGATCGCTCCCTTGGCGGCCGGCGCGGATCTGGTGGTGGCTTCGGCTCACAAAACCCTTGGCTCCTTAACCCAATCGGCGCTGCTTCATCTACACCCCCAGGCTTTGATCGATCGCGATCGGCTGAATCAAGTGTTGCGATGGGTCACCTCCAGCAGCCCCAGCTACTTGCTGATGGCCAGCTTGGACGCGGCTCGGCGGCGGGCGGCGCTGTGGGGTCAAGTTGATTGGGGCCAAACGTTGGTGCGGGTCGATCGGGTGCGATCGCAGTTGGCGGGCGATCGAGCGATTCGGGTGCTTTCGGGGCCAAATCTGGATCGATCGCGCTTAACCGTTCACTTGGCTGGCTGGAATGGTTACCAGGCCGATGAAGCGTTAGACCAAGATTGGGGCATCACCGCCGAACTCAGCAGCCCCCAGCACCTAACCTTTGTTTGGACACCGGCCAACACCGACCAGGAAGCCGATCGCTTGGTGGCGGCTTTGGGGGCCCTGGCGCGATCGCCCCAAATGGCTCCCGATCGGGGGCTGGATGCCATTGCCGGGTTGCTTGCGCCTCCCAGTCCGGCCCCGCTGACCCCACGCCAGGCCAGCCAGCGCCCCACCGAGGCGATCGACCTTGACCGGGCGATCGGGCGCATTGCCGCTGAGTGGATCTGTCCCTATCCACCGGGAATTCCCGCAATCGTGCCTGGGGAAATCATCACTTCCGAGGCGATCGGCCAAATTCAGCAAACCCTGGCCCTCGGCGGCGACTGCACCGGCTGTGCGGACTTCAGCGTTCAACAATGTCTTGTCCTCATTTCAGCCGATCGCTAG
- a CDS encoding type IV pilin-like G/H family protein, with the protein MKAEFKAKLIQHLAQRRNSEEGFTLIELLVVIIIIGILAAIALPSFLNQAAKARQSEGSTYVGSLNRAQQAYYVEQGKFATDLKTLNAGIKEKTDNFEYKTEGDATKATSTAEKQQASLKSFKGVVTLEDQQAKAILCITAKENESASAATKLASDSTKECN; encoded by the coding sequence ATGAAAGCTGAATTCAAAGCCAAGCTGATCCAACACCTCGCCCAGCGCCGCAACAGCGAAGAAGGCTTCACCCTGATTGAACTGCTGGTTGTAATCATCATCATCGGTATTCTGGCAGCAATTGCTCTGCCCTCCTTCCTCAACCAAGCCGCTAAGGCTCGTCAGTCGGAAGGTAGCACCTATGTTGGTTCGCTCAACCGTGCTCAACAGGCTTACTACGTGGAGCAAGGTAAGTTTGCTACTGACCTGAAGACCCTGAACGCTGGTATCAAGGAAAAAACCGATAACTTCGAGTACAAGACTGAAGGTGATGCAACGAAAGCAACCAGCACTGCTGAAAAGCAGCAAGCTTCTCTGAAGAGCTTCAAGGGCGTGGTGACGTTGGAAGACCAACAAGCCAAGGCTATCTTGTGCATCACGGCTAAGGAAAATGAATCTGCTAGCGCCGCTACCAAGTTGGCTAGCGACTCTACCAAGGAATGCAACTAA
- a CDS encoding class I SAM-dependent methyltransferase, whose translation MNFESSAEREAWIQRQFDQTPYPREPIETAPDSQPDEFHAHSLATAFYARDRRSVSSEGMQILDVGCGSGFKGLMLAHLNPGTTITGIDLSPASIDVAIERFRRFDLLDRAKFLTLNIDQLPSLNQQFDYINCDEVLYLLEDPLASLRLMASVLKPTGILRVNLHSFNTRIPVLCAQEFLRDVGAITPDRDEKTTMALVESIVLSLNPRNVDVRKMWDRNDTENPDIRERILAFNFMLHGDRGFAVPEVFDLVDGANLQVIAPVEPQDWTVKTMLDLEQFPEELRSRFAQISCREQMHWHDLLVSRNRLIDIFCTPKTMAESPQSPTVEQLVQQPDRTQAVLHPLLNNPEFEAALVESCRYLKPLNFAKFLRRPEGIAAASASLVPVLVPLLTGPQPITQLIDRFMRVRPLNPVDRSPVDRTSAAQAVCSFLRELETFGYIFLESTEA comes from the coding sequence ATGAATTTTGAATCTTCCGCTGAACGAGAAGCCTGGATTCAGCGACAGTTTGACCAAACGCCTTACCCTCGCGAACCGATCGAAACGGCTCCCGATAGTCAGCCCGATGAATTTCATGCCCACTCCTTAGCCACCGCATTCTATGCCCGTGATCGCCGATCGGTCAGCTCCGAAGGAATGCAGATTCTGGATGTGGGTTGCGGCAGCGGCTTTAAGGGTTTGATGTTGGCTCATCTGAACCCGGGAACAACCATTACCGGCATCGATCTTTCTCCGGCTTCGATCGATGTGGCGATCGAGCGGTTTCGGCGGTTTGATTTGCTCGATCGGGCTAAATTTTTAACCCTCAATATCGATCAGCTTCCTAGCCTCAATCAGCAATTTGACTACATCAACTGCGATGAGGTGCTGTACCTGTTGGAAGATCCCCTCGCTAGTTTGCGGTTGATGGCCAGCGTGCTGAAACCAACGGGTATTTTGCGAGTGAATCTGCATAGCTTCAACACTCGAATTCCCGTGCTTTGTGCCCAGGAATTTTTGCGTGATGTGGGCGCAATTACACCCGATCGGGATGAAAAAACCACCATGGCCCTGGTGGAATCTATTGTGTTGTCCCTGAATCCGCGCAATGTGGATGTGCGGAAAATGTGGGATCGCAATGACACCGAAAATCCTGATATTCGCGAGCGGATCTTGGCTTTTAATTTCATGCTCCACGGCGATCGGGGATTTGCAGTGCCGGAGGTGTTTGACCTAGTTGATGGTGCAAACTTACAGGTCATTGCCCCGGTGGAACCCCAGGATTGGACAGTGAAAACCATGCTGGATCTGGAGCAATTTCCCGAGGAACTGCGATCGCGATTTGCGCAAATCAGTTGCCGTGAACAAATGCATTGGCACGATTTGTTGGTTAGCCGCAACCGATTGATCGACATATTCTGTACGCCAAAAACCATGGCAGAATCGCCGCAGTCGCCCACGGTTGAGCAGTTGGTCCAGCAGCCCGATCGCACCCAAGCGGTGCTGCACCCACTTCTGAACAATCCAGAATTTGAAGCCGCCCTCGTGGAATCCTGCCGCTACCTCAAGCCCCTGAACTTCGCGAAATTTTTGCGGCGGCCGGAAGGCATCGCAGCGGCCAGTGCCAGCCTAGTGCCTGTGTTGGTTCCGCTGTTGACGGGGCCCCAACCGATTACGCAACTGATCGATCGGTTCATGCGGGTGCGGCCCCTGAACCCAGTCGATCGCTCACCAGTCGATCGCACCAGTGCCGCCCAAGCGGTTTGCAGCTTCTTGCGGGAACTGGAAACCTTCGGCTACATCTTCCTAGAGTCCACTGAGGCCTAG
- a CDS encoding bifunctional 2-polyprenyl-6-hydroxyphenol methylase/3-demethylubiquinol 3-O-methyltransferase UbiG: protein MTEPSLLPSPTNPADDPLEDPLAKVRAQFDRAPYPRIPLDRLPAETHTYWHDFRTAYYRRNQKIANTEGRLMLDVGCGSGYGVLSMALANPGARIVGVDLSPASVDLAQKRLEHHGLGDRVEFHALAMEELPQLGMEFDYINCDELLYLQPDPADGLAAMKAVLKPDGIIRSNLHSLYQRFDYFKAQSLAHLIGLMDDNPGELEMGILTELMESLKDTTLLKMRIWDSGKMKDEQRVMMNLLFQRDRGFTIPQLFDYIDRSGLEFISMTDWQSWEVTDLFKDPENMPISIAFGLAEAPISDQLHFFDLIRSNHRLLDFWCGHPDAAQPWTALSDWEPEDWHQSRAALHPQLDTPEFAADLKNVVLKGTDLKLSQHLSLNWGWESVSSAIALGLLPLLEGTKTFTELADSLQQLSPVDPVTLEPIARSEVEAALRYLLSELGQAGYLLVELA from the coding sequence ATGACCGAGCCATCCCTCTTGCCTTCTCCCACAAACCCCGCTGACGATCCGCTTGAGGATCCCCTTGCCAAGGTGCGGGCCCAGTTCGATCGCGCCCCCTATCCCCGCATTCCGCTCGATCGCTTACCGGCCGAAACCCATACCTACTGGCACGATTTCCGCACCGCCTACTATCGTCGCAACCAAAAAATTGCCAACACCGAAGGGCGGTTGATGCTGGATGTGGGCTGTGGCAGTGGATACGGCGTGTTGAGCATGGCTTTGGCCAACCCCGGTGCGCGTATTGTGGGGGTGGACTTGTCGCCCGCTTCCGTGGACTTGGCCCAAAAGCGCTTGGAGCATCATGGATTGGGCGATCGCGTGGAATTTCATGCATTGGCAATGGAAGAATTGCCGCAATTAGGCATGGAATTTGACTACATTAACTGCGATGAATTGCTATATCTGCAACCGGATCCTGCCGATGGGTTGGCGGCCATGAAAGCCGTCTTGAAACCCGATGGCATTATTCGTTCCAATCTCCATAGTCTTTATCAGCGATTTGACTATTTCAAGGCCCAAAGCTTGGCTCACCTGATTGGGTTGATGGATGACAATCCGGGTGAGCTGGAAATGGGAATTCTGACCGAATTGATGGAGTCTTTGAAGGATACAACACTCCTGAAAATGCGAATTTGGGATTCTGGGAAAATGAAGGATGAACAGCGGGTGATGATGAACCTGTTGTTCCAGCGCGATCGGGGATTTACTATTCCGCAGCTTTTTGACTATATCGATCGCTCCGGTCTGGAATTCATTAGCATGACCGATTGGCAGTCCTGGGAAGTGACGGATCTGTTCAAAGACCCAGAGAATATGCCCATTTCGATCGCTTTTGGATTGGCGGAAGCGCCGATTTCCGATCAACTACACTTTTTTGATTTGATTCGATCGAACCATCGACTTTTAGATTTCTGGTGTGGTCATCCTGACGCGGCGCAACCCTGGACAGCCCTCAGCGATTGGGAACCAGAAGATTGGCATCAATCCCGAGCCGCGCTTCACCCGCAGTTAGATACGCCAGAATTTGCCGCAGATCTCAAAAATGTGGTTTTAAAGGGCACTGATTTAAAGTTGAGTCAACACCTGTCTCTGAACTGGGGTTGGGAGTCGGTCAGCAGCGCGATCGCTCTTGGGTTGTTGCCCCTGTTGGAAGGGACGAAAACCTTTACGGAACTCGCAGATTCGCTGCAACAATTGAGTCCTGTGGATCCCGTAACCTTGGAACCCATTGCGCGATCGGAAGTGGAAGCAGCCTTGCGTTATCTGCTCTCGGAATTGGGTCAAGCGGGTTATTTATTGGTTGAACTTGCCTGA